The DNA window GGTGGGGATGAGGCGGTGGGGGGTGCGTGTCCTGTTGTGCGGGCGTTGGTTCCGAGAGTAGAGATTCCAACGGCCTTGCGGCAGGGGGCCTTTGGCTGCTAGAGGGTCGGCGACGCCCTCGGCGCCCGCCCTCTGGCTTGCCGCTGCCCGCTCACCCGGCGTTCATGCGTACTCGGTGGGGATCACCGGCTCGCCCCTGGAGAGCTGCACCGCCGACATCGGCAGGGCCCCGCGCGCCGCGATGTGCCGCTCGCGTACGTCGTCCAGCGGCTCGCGCGCCACGACCTCGCCGCCCTTGACCAGCTCGACCTGGAGCTGCCGGCCGGCCAGCTCCGGCGGTACGGGCCCGGTGCCGACGACCTCCGCCTCGGCCACCCCGTGGGCGTCCGCCCGGCGCGCCGCCCACTTGCGCCCGCCGATCGAGGTCTTGCCGCCCGTCGACTTCTTCGCCACCGGCTGGAGCGGCGCCTTCGGGTCCGCCGATGCGGCCCTGGCGACCAGCTTGTAGACCATGGAGCAGGTGGGGTGTCCGCTGCCGGTGACCAGCTGCGTTCCGACGCCGTACGCGTCCACGGGTGCCGCCGCGAGCGAGGCGATGGCGTACTCGTCGAGGTCGCTGGTCACCACGATCCTAGTACGGGTGGCCCCCAGCTCGTCGAGCTGCTGGCGCACCCGGTGCGCGACCAGCAGCAGGTCGCCCGAGTCGATACGGACCGCGCCCAGGTCCGTCCCGGCCACCTCGACGGCGGTACGGACGGCCTCGGCGACGTCGTACGTGTCGACCAGCAGCGTCGTACCGCTGCCGAGCGAGGCGACCTGCGCCTGGAAGGCGTCGCGCTCGCTGTCGTGCAGCAGGGTGAAGGCGTGCGCGCTGGTGCCGACGGTGGGGATGCCGTAGCGGAAGCCGGCCGCGAGGTCCGAGGTGGAGGTGAATCCGCCGACGTACGCCGCGCGGGACGAGGCGACGGCGGACAGCTCGTGCGTACGGCGGGCGCCCATCTCGATCAGCGGCCGGCCGCCCGCGGCGGCGGCCATCCGGGAGGCGGCGGCCGCGATGGCCGAGTCGTGGTTGAGGATCGAGAGGATCACGGTCTCCAGGAGCACGCACTCGGCGAAGCTGCCCTCGACGCGAAGGATCGGCGAGCCCGGGAAGTAGACCTCGCCCTCCGGGTAGCCCCACACGTCGCCCGTGAAGCGGTACGAGGCGAGCCACTCCAGCGTCGGCTCGTCGACGATCGCGTGCTCCCGCAGGAAGCCGAGCACGCCGGCGTCGAACCGGAAGTTCTCCACGGCGTCCATGACCCGCCCGGTGCCCGCCACCACGCCGTACCGGCGCCCCTCGGGCAGCCTGCGGGTGAAGACCTCGAAGACGGAACGCCGGTCGGCGGTACCGGCCCGGAGGGCGGCCTGGAGCATCGTGAACTCGTACTGGTCGGTGAAGAGCGCTGTCGACGGCACATCCACCGGCAGCCCAAGGTCCGCAGTGTTCATGGCAAAGATGCTACCCCCAATCTCGTCAGAGTGACGATTTCTACGTGGCCGTTTGTGCGAGGGTCCCTCCCGGGTGGCACCATGGGACAAGTGAGTACGGCTCCCGCAGAGATCGAACGCCCGGAATCGGCCGAGGAAACCTCCGCCGTCCCCGAACCCGACGTCCCCTGGGTGACGCTGGTCCACAACGACCCCGTCAATCTCATGAGCTATGTCGCGTATGTCTTCCAGACGTACTTCGGCTACTCCAAGGACAAGGCGCACAAGCTGATGCTGGACGTTCACCACAAGGGCCGCGCGGTCGTCTCCAGCGGCAGCCGCGAGGAGATGGAGCGCGACGTGCAGGCGATGCACGGCTACGGACTCTGGGCGACCCTCACGCAGGACCGCGGCTGATGGCCGGGCTCTTCGAGCAGATCCCCGGCGGCGGCGTGGCCGTCGCGCTCGACGAGGTCGAGATCTCGATCCTGCGCAGCCTGGCCGTACAACTGCTCGAACTGGTCGGACCCGGCGACCAGCCGGCGGCGGGCGAGGACCCGCTGGCCGCGCTGTTCGCGCAGGGCCCCAGCGAGGCGCCGTCCGACCCCGCGCTCGCCCGGCTCTTCCCCGACGCGTACGGCGATCCGCAGGCCGATCCCGACGACGCGCACGAGCGCGAGGTGCGCGCCAACTCCGCCGAGTTCCGGCGCTTCACCGAGAACGACCTGCGCGAGCGCAAGCGGGAGGACGCCCTCGCGGTCGTCCGCAGCCTCGACACGCTGGCCACCGGGGGCGAGGGCGGCGCCGTACTCAAGCTCACGGACGACGAGTGCAAGCGCTGGCTCGGCACGCTCAACGATCTGCGGCTGACCATCGGGACGCGCCTGGAGGTCACCGACGAGGACGAGAACGGGGAGCTGTACCGGCTGCCGGACTCCGATCCGCGCAAGCCGATGGTGATGGCGTACCTGTGGCTCGGCGCGCTCCAGGAGAGCCTCGTCGAAACGCTCATGCCCTGAATATGCCCTGACCTGTCCTGACATATCACTCATGGCGTTCGCTCAACGGACACTCAAATCCGGATAACGATCGGATTAACGCCTGGGGTCCCTTTGGGGCTCCAGGCGTTACTTGTCCCATTTTTCCCGTGGTGTGCGCCACATTGGGCGCAGTGGATCACTGTTGCGGGCGTGATAAATCTTCACGACCGCCCGGGGACGCCACCCCTGTCCCCGGGGGCGCTGACGCCGGCTGACCCCGGCACGCAACTCCATTCCACATCCGGGGGCCGAGCCCCTCAAAGGATCGTCACAGTCGATCCGAGCCGTTCAAGGCCGGATCGGCATGGAGAAAGGCGCGACACACCATGACCTCAGTGCAGGTCGACAAGCAGCACGACGGCAGTGAGGCCGAAGGCGCGACATCCGGCGAGGGTTACCAGCGCGGACTCGGGGCCCGTCAGATCCAGATGATCGCGATCGGCGGCGCCATCGGCACCGGCCTCTTCCTCGGCGCGGGCAAGGGCATCTCCATCGCCGGCCCCAGCCTGATCCTGGCCTACGCCATGGCCGGCCTCGTCATCTTCTTCATCATGCGGGCGCTCGGTGAGCTCCTCATGTACCGCCCGGTCTCCGGCTCCTTCTCGGAGTACGCCCGCGAGTTCGTCGGCCCCTTCGCCGGCTTCGTGACCGGCTGGACGTACTGGCTCTTCTGGGTCGTCACCGGCATCACCGAGGTCACCGCGGCCTCCGAGTACATGCAGTACTGGACCAAGGGCACCGACGGCTGGACCGATCAGCCGCAGTGGGTCTTCGCCCTGATCTTCACGGTCCTCCTCTTCTGCGTGAACCTGATCTCCGTCAAGCTCTTCGGTGAGCTGGAGTTCTGGTTCTCGATGATCAAGGTCACCGCGATCGTCGGCATGATCCTCATCTGCGCCGGCATCCTCACCCTCGGCTTCTCCGACGCCGGCGACACCGCCTCGGTCACCATGCTCTGGGACCAGGGCGGCTTCTTCCCCAACGGCATCGGCCAGACGCTGATGACCCTCCAG is part of the Streptomyces agglomeratus genome and encodes:
- a CDS encoding nicotinate phosphoribosyltransferase, which gives rise to MNTADLGLPVDVPSTALFTDQYEFTMLQAALRAGTADRRSVFEVFTRRLPEGRRYGVVAGTGRVMDAVENFRFDAGVLGFLREHAIVDEPTLEWLASYRFTGDVWGYPEGEVYFPGSPILRVEGSFAECVLLETVILSILNHDSAIAAAASRMAAAAGGRPLIEMGARRTHELSAVASSRAAYVGGFTSTSDLAAGFRYGIPTVGTSAHAFTLLHDSERDAFQAQVASLGSGTTLLVDTYDVAEAVRTAVEVAGTDLGAVRIDSGDLLLVAHRVRQQLDELGATRTRIVVTSDLDEYAIASLAAAPVDAYGVGTQLVTGSGHPTCSMVYKLVARAASADPKAPLQPVAKKSTGGKTSIGGRKWAARRADAHGVAEAEVVGTGPVPPELAGRQLQVELVKGGEVVAREPLDDVRERHIAARGALPMSAVQLSRGEPVIPTEYA
- the clpS gene encoding ATP-dependent Clp protease adapter ClpS, producing MGQVSTAPAEIERPESAEETSAVPEPDVPWVTLVHNDPVNLMSYVAYVFQTYFGYSKDKAHKLMLDVHHKGRAVVSSGSREEMERDVQAMHGYGLWATLTQDRG
- a CDS encoding DUF2017 domain-containing protein yields the protein MAGLFEQIPGGGVAVALDEVEISILRSLAVQLLELVGPGDQPAAGEDPLAALFAQGPSEAPSDPALARLFPDAYGDPQADPDDAHEREVRANSAEFRRFTENDLRERKREDALAVVRSLDTLATGGEGGAVLKLTDDECKRWLGTLNDLRLTIGTRLEVTDEDENGELYRLPDSDPRKPMVMAYLWLGALQESLVETLMP